A stretch of the Arachis stenosperma cultivar V10309 chromosome 6, arast.V10309.gnm1.PFL2, whole genome shotgun sequence genome encodes the following:
- the LOC130934519 gene encoding uncharacterized protein LOC130934519, with translation MAFEAGMNLEGVRDEVRCRAFPVTLASPAIRWFNSLPQGSVAAFSDISRAFLAQFTTRIAKAKHPINLLGVTQRAGETTRKYLDRFNDECLKIKGLTNSVASLCLTNGLLNEDFRKHLTTKPVWTMHEIQTVAKEYINDEEVSRVVAANKQQPSHNQPRHHGNRERQKEQVRDGGPSKALRPSPRIGKFTNYTPLTLPS, from the coding sequence ATGGCCTTCGAGGCCGGAATGAACCTCGAAGGAGTGCGAGACGAGGTGAGGTGCCGCGCTTTCCCGGTCACCCTGGCAAGCCCGGCGATACGGTGGTTCAATAGCCTCCCGCAGGGTTCTGTAGCCGCCTTCTCGGACATCAGCCGTGCCTTCTTGGCGCAATTCACTACTAGAATCGCGAAGGCAAAGCACCCAATCAATCTTCTCGGCGTGACCCAACGTGCCGGGGAGACGACCAGAAAGTATCTagatcggttcaacgacgaatgcctGAAAATCAAAGGACTAACCAACTCTGTGGCCAGCCTTTGTCTGACGAATGGCCTTCTTAATGAGGATTTCCGAAAGCACCTCACCACTAAACCGGTCTGGACGATGCATGAGATCCAGACCGTAGCCAAGGAATACATAAATGATgaggaagtcagccgagtcgtggctgccaaCAAACAGCAGCCCTCCCACAATCAACCCAGGCACCATGGTAACAGAGAAAGGCAGAAGGAACAGGTCAGAGACGGGGGGCCGAGCAAGGCACTCAGACCGTCTCCCCGGATAGGAAAATTCACCAACTACACCCCACTCACTCTCCCATCATAG